The Lewinellaceae bacterium genome has a segment encoding these proteins:
- a CDS encoding T9SS type A sorting domain-containing protein, translating to MNFKFLHLIPFLLLTVFIFSFKDGPAGGEGGSGPRMQDRSGSPYAIAQGPTCAACHNNGSFNPGVIIELLQDGNPVVEYVPEETYTLRYRVMANSGTPSKFGIQSIVLENNDDTNVGTFGTAPAGTRVASISSRQYFEHTTPSASDTFEIEWIAPAAGVGELTVYAGGVAANGNGTNGGDNGAANTLILTETLDVSTIDPTTLLPVKVTIAPNPVVDKMNVAIESDLSGTLSMKLLDLTGKSVLSRHVEVHNGGNQFSENISHLPSGIYLLQITDGKKERVVKVVK from the coding sequence ATGAATTTTAAATTTTTACACCTTATACCTTTTTTACTTTTAACTGTTTTTATCTTCAGCTTTAAGGACGGACCGGCCGGCGGGGAAGGAGGCAGTGGTCCCCGGATGCAGGATCGTTCGGGAAGCCCTTACGCCATAGCCCAAGGACCTACCTGCGCCGCTTGTCATAATAATGGTTCTTTTAACCCAGGAGTAATCATCGAATTGTTGCAGGATGGTAACCCGGTAGTTGAATACGTGCCTGAAGAAACCTATACGCTTAGATACAGGGTGATGGCCAATTCGGGCACGCCATCTAAATTTGGGATCCAATCCATAGTGCTGGAAAATAATGACGATACCAATGTAGGAACTTTTGGAACGGCTCCTGCCGGAACGAGGGTGGCCTCCATTTCCTCCAGGCAATATTTTGAACACACAACGCCTTCTGCTTCCGATACTTTTGAAATTGAATGGATCGCCCCGGCAGCAGGAGTAGGCGAATTGACTGTTTATGCCGGCGGTGTTGCTGCCAATGGAAATGGTACGAACGGAGGCGATAATGGCGCGGCCAATACTTTGATCCTTACGGAAACGCTTGACGTTAGCACAATAGATCCCACTACTTTATTGCCCGTTAAGGTAACGATTGCTCCAAATCCTGTAGTGGATAAAATGAACGTAGCTATTGAAAGTGACCTTTCAGGAACACTCTCCATGAAATTGCTCGACCTCACCGGGAAAAGTGTTTTGTCAAGGCATGTAGAAGTTCATAACGGAGGGAATCAGTTTTCAGAAAACATCAGCCATTTACCTTCCGGTATTTACCTGCTCCAAATTACGGACGGTAAAAAAGAAAGGGTGGTAAAGGTGGTGAAATAG
- the atpH gene encoding ATP synthase F1 subunit delta, whose protein sequence is MSVQRIASRYAKSLMDLAVEQNKLERVLEDVQSFRATTKVRDFHLLLKSPIVHATKKVNILKLLFGAKYDELTMAFLNIIINKGREPYLPEIADEFVAQYREMKGISSVKLITASAVSAEMLKSIEAKLMASAETDQSVEISTEVDPALIGGFVIEFQDKIYDASIAHNLEALKKEFI, encoded by the coding sequence ATGTCTGTACAAAGAATAGCATCGCGTTACGCAAAATCACTGATGGATTTAGCCGTAGAGCAGAACAAACTTGAGCGTGTACTCGAGGATGTGCAGTCATTTCGGGCTACCACAAAGGTGCGTGATTTTCATCTTTTACTCAAAAGCCCCATCGTTCATGCCACTAAAAAGGTAAATATTCTGAAGTTACTTTTTGGAGCTAAGTATGACGAGCTGACCATGGCTTTTTTGAATATTATTATCAATAAAGGACGTGAGCCCTATTTGCCTGAAATTGCTGACGAATTTGTCGCTCAGTATCGTGAAATGAAAGGAATTTCTTCCGTAAAACTGATCACGGCCAGTGCTGTCAGCGCGGAAATGCTCAAATCCATTGAAGCTAAATTGATGGCAAGTGCTGAAACCGACCAGTCCGTGGAAATTTCCACAGAAGTAGATCCCGCTCTTATCGGGGGCTTTGTCATTGAATTTCAGGATAAGATCTATGATGCCAGTATTGCCCATAACCTTGAAGCATTGAAAAAAGAATTCATCTGA
- a CDS encoding TonB-dependent receptor, translated as MKKITLLLFTLFLAGQIFGQELTQTIRGVVLDKQSQFPLLGVNLIVLESDPLIGASTDADGRFRLENVPIGRHTVQVSYLGYESVTISNLMITSAKELEVIIELEESIAQLNTVVIKASDNKREAINQLATVSARTFSVEEAGRYSGSLNDPSRIAQNYAGVSGASDDRNDIIIRGNSPTGVLWRMEGIDIPSPNHFSTIGTTGGPISMLNINNLSNSDFMTSAWSADYGNALSGVFDLRLRNGNSDKREYLGQVGFNGLELGAEGPFKKGARASYLVNYRYSTLGVFKSLGIDLGTGESVPEYQDVTFKVDLPTEKAGHFAVWGIGGLSYIKLDPASDQDTTNLFSEFENSTFNANTGILGASHTYFFNNSTYTKFTLAATGVQTIGKIDSLSQETGQYIPTVKFDRKQLRYAAHLRFNKKFSAKSTLSAGVMYNFSDINFIDTVLFNGQFLPIANFQGTASLLQAYANWQNRPNDQLVINLGLHQQYFGLNGSYTLEPRLGIKYQLNEQHSFSFGAGLHSQLQPIVVYFSRDDFEGESPNINLDFSKSIHTVIGYDYFFGDNMRLKTEVYYQHLFNIPVDIEPSSFSMLNAGADFTLPSRTGIKNAGTARNYGLELTLEKFFSQGYYFLVTASLFDSKYKGSDGVLRNTLYNGHYVFNALGGKEFKLGTNKTLSLDSKITYAGGRRYSPIDLEASRYYGKEIVVDEDAFSEQLEDYFRFDFKVTFRLNGNKTAQEWSIDLMNLTNHRNVFQRLYSKKAEDIQTTYQRGFFPNVQYKIYF; from the coding sequence ATGAAAAAAATCACGCTGCTCTTATTTACCTTATTTCTGGCCGGACAGATATTCGGACAGGAACTCACCCAAACTATTAGAGGGGTCGTCCTCGACAAACAATCTCAATTCCCGCTTTTAGGGGTGAACCTCATCGTATTGGAAAGTGATCCATTGATCGGAGCATCAACAGATGCGGATGGTCGTTTCAGACTCGAAAACGTGCCCATCGGCCGGCACACCGTCCAGGTATCATACCTGGGCTACGAATCCGTTACCATTTCCAACCTGATGATTACTTCAGCCAAAGAACTGGAGGTGATCATCGAACTTGAAGAGAGCATCGCCCAACTCAATACCGTCGTTATCAAAGCCAGCGATAATAAACGGGAGGCCATCAACCAGCTGGCCACGGTGAGTGCCCGGACGTTCTCCGTTGAGGAGGCTGGCCGGTATTCCGGAAGTCTCAACGATCCTTCCCGAATAGCGCAAAATTATGCAGGCGTCAGCGGCGCATCGGATGACAGGAATGACATCATCATCCGGGGCAACTCTCCCACCGGCGTACTCTGGCGCATGGAAGGCATCGATATTCCCAGCCCCAACCACTTTTCAACCATCGGTACCACAGGCGGGCCCATCAGCATGTTAAATATCAATAACCTGAGTAACTCTGATTTCATGACGAGCGCATGGAGTGCTGATTACGGTAATGCGCTCTCCGGGGTTTTTGACCTGAGATTGAGAAACGGGAACAGCGACAAAAGGGAATACCTCGGCCAGGTGGGCTTCAATGGCCTTGAATTGGGAGCCGAAGGTCCATTTAAAAAAGGAGCCCGAGCCTCATATCTCGTGAATTACCGCTACTCTACCCTCGGCGTTTTTAAAAGCCTGGGCATTGACCTCGGCACAGGAGAGTCGGTGCCGGAATACCAGGACGTTACTTTTAAGGTAGATTTGCCCACCGAAAAAGCCGGACATTTTGCCGTATGGGGCATTGGAGGGCTCAGTTACATCAAACTGGATCCTGCCAGTGATCAGGATACGACCAACCTGTTTTCGGAGTTTGAAAATTCGACCTTCAACGCCAATACCGGGATCCTGGGAGCCTCCCATACTTATTTTTTCAACAACTCCACTTACACCAAATTCACCCTCGCGGCAACAGGGGTCCAGACCATCGGAAAAATTGATTCCCTGAGCCAGGAAACCGGACAATACATTCCTACGGTAAAATTCGACAGGAAACAATTGAGATATGCTGCCCATCTTAGATTCAATAAAAAATTCAGCGCCAAAAGCACCCTCAGCGCCGGAGTGATGTATAATTTTTCTGATATAAATTTTATCGATACCGTTTTGTTTAATGGCCAGTTTTTGCCGATCGCCAATTTCCAGGGAACGGCTTCCCTGCTACAGGCTTACGCCAACTGGCAAAATCGCCCTAACGATCAACTGGTCATCAATTTAGGGCTCCATCAGCAATATTTTGGATTGAACGGATCATATACCCTGGAACCACGACTGGGTATAAAATATCAACTAAATGAGCAGCATTCCTTCAGTTTCGGGGCAGGTTTACACAGCCAGCTGCAACCTATTGTCGTTTATTTTAGCCGGGATGATTTTGAAGGAGAGTCGCCCAATATTAACCTCGATTTTTCAAAAAGCATACACACGGTGATCGGTTATGATTATTTCTTCGGGGACAATATGAGGTTGAAAACAGAGGTTTATTACCAGCATCTCTTTAATATTCCGGTGGATATTGAACCTTCTTCATTTAGCATGTTGAATGCCGGCGCGGATTTCACCTTGCCTTCCAGAACTGGAATTAAAAATGCAGGAACAGCCCGGAATTATGGGTTGGAATTAACCCTTGAAAAATTCTTCAGCCAGGGTTATTACTTCCTGGTGACCGCTTCTCTCTTTGATTCCAAATACAAAGGAAGTGATGGGGTTTTGCGCAATACCCTGTACAATGGCCACTACGTTTTCAATGCGCTGGGCGGAAAGGAATTTAAACTGGGAACCAATAAAACGCTGTCGCTCGATTCCAAAATCACCTATGCCGGCGGACGCAGGTATTCTCCTATTGATCTGGAGGCCTCCCGTTATTATGGCAAAGAAATCGTGGTGGATGAAGATGCTTTCTCTGAGCAACTGGAAGATTATTTCAGATTTGATTTCAAAGTCACCTTCCGACTGAATGGCAATAAAACAGCACAGGAATGGTCCATAGACCTGATGAATCTAACCAATCATCGGAATGTTTTTCAACGTCTTTACAGCAAAAAAGCAGAGGATATACAAACCACTTATCAGAGGGGATTTTTCCCAAATGTCCAGTATAAAATTTATTTTTAA
- a CDS encoding PorT family protein, with protein sequence MRKAVVLMTVMLGFASQGAFAQFSAGIKGGVNFANVYTTEVLGNLTPDFKYIDEFNFGIVGELGLTDHFALQTEVNVIKKGLKFSDGFNANVFNTSIPLGVTSEARFTYLELPVLAKVKFGDGPLQAYAIAGPTFGYATGGRLDNKANVLVEIDLGSIDINLDQINYERFEVGAQAGIGATLRLGQTQLFADARYSMGFTELYNIPVVEEKVKNKGVALSAGILFNL encoded by the coding sequence ATGAGAAAAGCAGTTGTTTTAATGACCGTTATGTTGGGGTTTGCTAGCCAGGGAGCTTTTGCCCAATTCTCTGCAGGAATTAAGGGAGGCGTTAATTTCGCCAATGTTTATACTACTGAAGTGCTGGGAAATTTAACGCCAGATTTCAAATACATCGACGAATTCAACTTTGGAATCGTTGGCGAGTTAGGCCTTACAGATCATTTCGCGCTGCAGACTGAAGTGAATGTCATCAAAAAGGGACTAAAATTCAGTGACGGTTTTAATGCCAATGTATTCAACACATCAATCCCATTAGGTGTAACCTCTGAAGCCCGTTTCACCTATTTGGAACTACCTGTCCTGGCAAAGGTGAAATTCGGTGACGGCCCATTGCAGGCCTATGCTATCGCCGGACCTACTTTTGGATACGCTACAGGCGGAAGATTGGACAATAAAGCCAATGTTTTGGTGGAAATAGACCTCGGTTCTATAGATATAAACCTGGATCAGATCAATTATGAAAGATTTGAAGTGGGAGCCCAGGCTGGAATTGGAGCTACATTGAGATTAGGGCAAACCCAGCTTTTCGCAGATGCACGTTATTCCATGGGCTTCACAGAATTATATAACATTCCGGTGGTGGAAGAAAAAGTAAAAAATAAAGGCGTGGCCCTCAGCGCCGGTATTCTGTTCAATTTATAA
- a CDS encoding F0F1 ATP synthase subunit alpha, with protein sequence MVDVKPDEISAILKQQLSGFSTEAELEEYGTVLQVGDGIARVYGLTNAQAGELVEFDSGVRAVVLNLEEDNVGVVLMGPGDGIREGSRVHRTGLIASIQVGEGYLGRVVDPLGQPIDGKGEIGGVKYEMPLERKAPGVIYREPVSEPLQTGIMAIDAMIPIGRGQRELIIGDRQTGKTAIAIDTIINQKEFYDKGEPVFCIYVASGQKASTVANVAKTLEENGAMAYTVIVASSASDPAPLQYFAPFAGAAIGEFFRDTGRPALIIYDDLSKQAVAYREVSLLLRRPPGREAYPGDVFYLHSRLLERAAKIINDDDIARQMNDLPESLANAKDQNGEPLVKGGGSLTALPIIETQAGDVSAYIPTNVISITDGQIFLESNLFNAGIRPAINVGISVSRVGGNAQIKSMKKVAGTLKLDQAQYRELEAFSKFGSDLDAATSAVLDKGARNVEILKQPQYSPLPVEKQIAIIYLGTKGLLKNVAVEKVKDFEKIFLLKMEKSHADILANFRAGKLEEADLAAMTKVAEEIAPQFK encoded by the coding sequence ATGGTTGACGTGAAACCTGATGAAATATCAGCAATATTGAAACAGCAACTTTCCGGTTTTAGCACTGAAGCAGAATTGGAAGAGTACGGAACGGTTCTCCAGGTGGGGGATGGAATTGCACGTGTTTACGGTTTGACAAATGCACAGGCAGGTGAGCTCGTAGAATTTGACAGCGGCGTTCGTGCTGTTGTACTGAACCTCGAGGAAGATAACGTTGGGGTCGTATTGATGGGCCCTGGCGATGGGATTCGCGAGGGGTCAAGAGTACATCGCACCGGACTTATCGCGTCTATCCAGGTTGGAGAAGGCTACCTCGGCCGTGTAGTGGATCCTTTGGGTCAACCTATTGATGGCAAAGGAGAAATTGGCGGTGTTAAATACGAAATGCCTTTGGAACGTAAAGCTCCAGGGGTAATTTACCGTGAGCCTGTAAGTGAACCACTCCAGACCGGTATCATGGCCATCGATGCGATGATTCCAATCGGTAGAGGACAGCGGGAGTTGATCATCGGTGACCGCCAGACAGGTAAAACGGCTATTGCTATTGATACCATCATCAACCAAAAGGAATTTTACGACAAAGGAGAGCCTGTATTTTGTATCTACGTGGCTTCAGGTCAGAAAGCTTCTACGGTGGCCAACGTGGCCAAGACCCTGGAAGAAAACGGAGCAATGGCTTATACCGTTATTGTTGCGTCTTCTGCTTCTGACCCTGCACCGCTTCAGTATTTCGCACCGTTTGCGGGGGCTGCCATCGGTGAGTTTTTCCGGGATACTGGTCGCCCTGCACTGATCATCTATGATGATTTGTCTAAGCAGGCCGTGGCTTATCGCGAGGTTTCCTTGCTGTTGCGTCGCCCTCCGGGACGTGAGGCTTATCCAGGGGATGTATTCTACCTGCACTCACGCTTATTGGAACGTGCCGCAAAAATCATCAACGATGATGATATCGCACGCCAGATGAATGACCTTCCGGAGTCATTGGCCAATGCCAAAGATCAAAACGGCGAACCGTTGGTAAAAGGTGGAGGTTCTTTAACTGCTTTGCCTATTATCGAAACACAGGCGGGAGACGTTTCTGCTTATATTCCAACCAACGTAATTTCTATCACCGACGGACAGATCTTCCTCGAGTCGAACCTGTTTAACGCAGGGATTCGTCCTGCGATCAACGTAGGGATCTCCGTATCTCGTGTAGGAGGTAATGCACAGATCAAATCGATGAAGAAAGTGGCCGGAACACTGAAGCTCGACCAGGCCCAGTACCGCGAGTTGGAGGCTTTCTCCAAATTCGGTTCCGACCTCGACGCCGCCACGTCGGCCGTACTCGATAAAGGTGCCAGAAACGTGGAAATCCTCAAACAACCTCAATATTCCCCACTGCCCGTAGAGAAGCAAATCGCTATCATCTACCTCGGTACAAAGGGATTGTTGAAAAATGTTGCGGTAGAAAAGGTGAAAGATTTTGAAAAGATTTTCCTCCTGAAGATGGAAAAGTCCCACGCAGATATCCTGGCCAACTTTAGAGCCGGTAAACTGGAAGAGGCGGATCTCGCTGCCATGACAAAAGTGGCTGAAGAGATCGCTCCACAGTTTAAATAA
- the atpE gene encoding ATP synthase F0 subunit C, whose product MGAIGAGIAAIGAGIGIGLIGSKAMEAIARQPEAVGDIRNNMILTAALVEGAALFAIVVGLLAG is encoded by the coding sequence ATGGGAGCAATTGGAGCTGGTATTGCAGCAATTGGTGCAGGTATTGGTATCGGTTTGATCGGTAGCAAAGCCATGGAAGCTATCGCCCGTCAGCCAGAGGCTGTAGGTGATATCCGTAACAACATGATCTTAACAGCGGCCCTCGTTGAGGGTGCAGCATTGTTTGCGATCGTTGTTGGTCTTTTGGCTGGATAA
- the atpB gene encoding F0F1 ATP synthase subunit A, whose amino-acid sequence MAQEESHEKGSSQEHHEAAAYDPVGTVLDHISDKNEFHIWENVHIPLPCFLYTPGSGWSVFMSNKFEHGHKAIDGYVLNHGRVNRIADPSFPKGEVALHESHIESRMESTEGGKEKEVYFITYEGKEFQLDPPSTVDGGFVGGGITSFYDFSITKNVATMLLAAFLLVWLFMAVAKGYKVNEGKAPKGIQSLMEVFFVFIRDEVTKPMIGEKHYERYQPFIMSLFFFILFCDLMGLIPFFPGGANITGNLAVTLTLAVITFLVVNLSGKKDYWQHVLWMPGIPAWVKIILTPVEILGLFIKPFSLMIRLFANISAGHIIILSLIGLIFLFKDTGQLGGAPTGVLIGGAFTAFMNLIELLVAFLQAFIFAMLTASYIGAAVEEHHHEEAH is encoded by the coding sequence ATGGCACAGGAGGAGTCACACGAAAAAGGTTCATCACAAGAGCACCATGAAGCGGCGGCTTATGATCCTGTCGGAACCGTACTGGATCATATCTCCGATAAGAATGAATTCCACATATGGGAAAACGTGCATATTCCACTCCCTTGTTTTCTTTATACTCCCGGTAGCGGATGGTCTGTTTTTATGTCCAATAAATTCGAGCACGGCCATAAGGCTATTGATGGTTACGTATTAAACCATGGCCGGGTGAACAGAATTGCCGATCCTTCCTTCCCAAAAGGTGAGGTGGCATTGCACGAAAGTCATATCGAATCCCGGATGGAAAGTACAGAAGGCGGAAAAGAAAAAGAAGTTTATTTCATCACTTATGAGGGAAAAGAATTTCAATTGGATCCGCCAAGCACTGTGGACGGAGGATTTGTCGGCGGCGGGATTACTTCTTTTTATGACTTCTCTATTACAAAGAATGTAGCTACAATGTTGCTTGCGGCATTTTTACTGGTCTGGTTATTCATGGCTGTAGCTAAAGGATATAAAGTAAATGAAGGAAAGGCTCCCAAAGGCATACAAAGTCTGATGGAAGTCTTTTTTGTTTTTATCAGGGACGAAGTCACGAAGCCCATGATTGGCGAAAAACATTACGAACGTTATCAGCCGTTTATCATGAGTTTGTTCTTCTTTATTTTGTTTTGTGATTTGATGGGGTTGATTCCTTTTTTCCCTGGAGGAGCTAATATTACCGGTAACCTGGCGGTGACGCTGACCCTTGCGGTAATTACCTTTTTGGTAGTCAATCTCAGCGGTAAAAAGGATTATTGGCAACACGTATTGTGGATGCCCGGTATTCCGGCCTGGGTTAAGATCATACTTACTCCGGTTGAAATACTTGGACTGTTCATCAAGCCATTCTCCTTGATGATACGTTTGTTTGCGAACATTTCTGCAGGACACATTATCATCCTGAGTTTGATTGGGTTGATCTTCCTGTTTAAAGATACAGGTCAGTTGGGTGGTGCACCTACCGGCGTTTTGATCGGTGGAGCATTTACCGCTTTTATGAACCTCATAGAATTGCTGGTGGCATTCCTACAGGCGTTCATTTTTGCCATGCTGACCGCTTCTTATATTGGTGCGGCGGTTGAAGAACACCACCATGAAGAGGCACACTAG
- a CDS encoding 1-acyl-sn-glycerol-3-phosphate acyltransferase, translating to MGKKLSSFLLKLLGWKVKFDIDPIPDKFVIAVIPHTSSWDFPLGLLVRSVMDIDVKYLGKDSLFKGPFGGLFRWLGGYPVDRSKNNNFVDTVIDIFKREEKFSTAIAPEGTRKKVDQLKTGFYYIAKGAGVPILLCKFDYAHKLVSFSDPFYPTDDTKADFKFIDDYFRGTLGKIPENSYLYGE from the coding sequence ATGGGAAAGAAATTGAGCAGTTTTTTACTGAAACTATTGGGATGGAAAGTGAAATTCGATATTGATCCTATTCCGGATAAATTCGTTATTGCGGTCATTCCTCATACTTCGAGCTGGGATTTTCCACTGGGTTTACTGGTACGGAGTGTGATGGATATCGATGTCAAGTATCTAGGAAAGGATTCGTTGTTCAAAGGTCCTTTTGGCGGTTTGTTTCGCTGGCTGGGTGGCTATCCTGTCGACCGCAGCAAGAACAATAATTTTGTAGATACCGTTATCGATATTTTTAAACGGGAAGAAAAATTCAGTACTGCCATTGCTCCCGAAGGCACCCGAAAAAAAGTGGACCAACTCAAAACCGGATTTTACTATATTGCCAAAGGGGCGGGTGTTCCCATCCTCCTTTGCAAATTTGATTATGCCCACAAACTGGTATCGTTTTCCGATCCGTTTTATCCTACCGATGATACGAAAGCCGATTTCAAATTCATTGACGACTATTTCAGAGGAACACTGGGCAAGATACCCGAAAACAGTTATTTGTACGGGGAGTGA
- the atpF gene encoding F0F1 ATP synthase subunit B, giving the protein MTEFIFLAGFDVIKPDPGLIFWTSLIFIAIWWFVGKKAFRPIQEALKKREHDIQHALDEAKKARQDVANVQASNDRVLAEAREERSAILKEASAVKDAIIKEAREKAKEDAQKIVANAKIEIDNQRKAAITDLKNQAGLLAIEMAEKLIRKELKGDAEQDAFMKKMTDELKLN; this is encoded by the coding sequence ATGACTGAGTTTATTTTTTTAGCGGGATTTGATGTGATCAAGCCGGATCCGGGATTGATCTTCTGGACATCCCTTATATTTATTGCCATTTGGTGGTTTGTGGGTAAGAAAGCTTTTCGTCCTATCCAGGAAGCCCTCAAAAAACGTGAGCATGACATTCAGCACGCCTTGGATGAAGCTAAAAAAGCCCGCCAGGACGTAGCCAATGTTCAGGCCTCCAATGATCGTGTGCTGGCTGAGGCTCGTGAAGAGAGATCAGCTATTTTGAAAGAAGCAAGTGCCGTTAAGGATGCCATCATCAAAGAAGCCAGGGAAAAAGCCAAGGAAGATGCACAAAAAATTGTAGCCAACGCGAAGATAGAAATAGATAATCAGCGTAAAGCTGCCATTACTGATTTGAAAAATCAGGCAGGATTACTGGCGATTGAAATGGCTGAAAAACTGATCCGCAAAGAATTGAAAGGCGATGCCGAGCAGGATGCTTTCATGAAGAAAATGACCGACGAGTTGAAATTGAACTAA
- a CDS encoding SCO family protein: MKYFWMLCLAFSIQACGPSVSEPLPFLGQHQVDKVTGDTTYHRIPDFEFVNQDSMVVNNATFEGKIYVADFFFTSCPTICPKTAQQMLRLYERYKDDDRVELLSHSIDTQRDTVGRLKAYANNLEVSAPKWHFVTGDKSEIYEIADDYMSIAIEDPDAPGGFDHSGWFILVDKNRHIRSFCKGTDPESVDGFMKDIDWLLEHM, translated from the coding sequence ATGAAATATTTTTGGATGCTTTGCCTGGCTTTTTCAATCCAGGCTTGTGGCCCCTCAGTATCAGAACCTTTGCCATTTTTAGGCCAACATCAGGTCGATAAAGTCACAGGAGATACCACTTATCATCGTATTCCTGATTTTGAATTCGTCAACCAGGACAGCATGGTCGTGAATAATGCTACTTTTGAAGGGAAGATTTATGTGGCAGATTTCTTTTTTACCTCATGTCCAACGATTTGTCCGAAAACAGCACAGCAGATGTTGCGCCTATACGAAAGGTATAAGGATGATGACAGGGTTGAATTGCTTTCTCATTCCATCGATACTCAAAGAGATACCGTTGGAAGGTTAAAGGCATACGCTAATAACCTGGAAGTAAGTGCGCCCAAATGGCATTTTGTGACAGGCGACAAATCTGAAATTTACGAAATTGCCGACGACTACATGAGCATTGCTATTGAAGATCCGGATGCACCGGGAGGTTTTGATCATAGTGGCTGGTTCATTCTCGTGGATAAAAACAGGCATATCCGATCCTTTTGTAAAGGAACTGATCCGGAATCCGTTGATGGGTTCATGAAGGATATCGATTGGTTGCTGGAGCATATGTAA
- the atpG gene encoding ATP synthase F1 subunit gamma, which yields MANLKEVRDRIQSVINTQQITKAMKMVSASKLRRAQDAIVQMRPYANKLNEMLRNILSNLEGDIDTSFGQERPIERACVVVITSSRGLCGAFNANIIKEAVLTIDNKYADVRAKGHLDIITIGKKGYEFFKKPAYKDCRVFNDYVELFHDLSFDNVAVVSKRIMDCFSRELYDSVTVAYGQFKNAAVQIPVAEQFLPVAKIEKTADGEESGMKADYIFEPDKKALLEHLVPSIIQTQFQKFVLDTHASEHGARMTAMDAATENAQELLGNLRLSYNKARQEAITNEILEIVGGAAALSNG from the coding sequence ATGGCAAATTTAAAGGAAGTACGTGACCGGATCCAGTCCGTTATCAATACCCAGCAGATCACGAAGGCCATGAAAATGGTATCTGCTTCCAAATTGCGCAGAGCACAGGATGCAATAGTGCAAATGCGTCCCTATGCTAATAAGCTGAATGAGATGTTGCGTAATATTCTTTCCAACCTCGAGGGAGACATCGATACTTCTTTTGGGCAAGAAAGACCCATCGAAAGAGCCTGTGTGGTGGTGATTACTTCCAGCAGGGGACTTTGCGGTGCCTTCAACGCCAACATCATCAAAGAAGCTGTTTTAACGATCGACAATAAATATGCCGACGTACGTGCAAAGGGGCACCTGGATATTATCACGATTGGTAAAAAAGGCTACGAATTTTTCAAAAAACCGGCCTATAAGGATTGCCGCGTTTTTAATGATTACGTGGAATTGTTCCATGATCTCAGCTTTGATAATGTTGCCGTAGTGTCCAAAAGAATCATGGATTGTTTTTCCAGAGAACTTTATGATTCCGTAACCGTTGCCTACGGCCAGTTCAAAAATGCAGCAGTACAGATTCCCGTGGCAGAACAATTCCTGCCGGTGGCCAAGATTGAAAAAACGGCAGACGGAGAAGAAAGTGGAATGAAGGCAGATTATATTTTTGAGCCGGACAAGAAGGCATTATTGGAGCATCTTGTCCCAAGTATTATCCAGACGCAATTCCAGAAATTTGTACTCGACACCCATGCTTCCGAGCACGGTGCGAGGATGACCGCCATGGATGCCGCTACGGAAAATGCCCAGGAATTGTTGGGAAATTTGAGACTTTCCTACAACAAAGCCCGTCAGGAAGCCATCACCAACGAGATCCTCGAGATTGTCGGGGGAGCGGCTGCCTTATCCAATGGTTAA